AAGAGAGTTGATGCTTTTAAGTGTTTTTACGGATAAACTTTCTCTTGGAAGAGAGGATATTACATAGATTTATTCTTTAATTCTTTTCTTACGTGACTGTGTTTTATTCCATACGTAAAATAGATAACAAAACCTACCACCATCCAACCTATCAAACGAAACCACGTATCTTTAGGCAATGAAGCCATTTGCGCCAAACATACAACAGCGCCCAAAATAGGAACAAAAGGCACCCAGGGAGTACGGAATTTACGAGGTGCGTCCGGTTCGGTTTTACGAAGAATAATTAAACCGATGCTTACAATGACAAACGCCAACAATGTGCCGATAGAAACCAATTCTCCCAACAATCCGATAGGGAAAAGTCCGGCAAAAATAGCGGCAAAAATCCCTGTAACAATACTGGTAATATAAGGCGTTTTAAATTTCGGGTGTGTTTTAGCAAAACTTTTCCACAGCAAACCATCGCTTGCCATAGTGTAAAAAATACGGCTCTGCCCCAACAAAAGCACCATTACCACCGAGCTTAAACCAGCAATAGCTCCTATTTTTATAATCGGACGGAGCCAATACAATCCTGCTCCGGCTTTATCAATGGCTAACGCAATAGGAGCCGGCACATTTAATTCGGTGTAATTTACAATTCCCGTGAGTACTAAACTTACCGCCACATAAAGTATAGTACACACAATCAACGAAGCCAAAATTCCTATCGGTAAATCGCGCTTGGGATTAATTGCCTCTTGTGCAGTTGTACTCACCGCATCGAATCCAATGTATGCAAAAAATACCACAGCCGCACCGGTAAGTACGCCGCTCCATCCAAAATGCCCGAAAGTTCCGGTGTTGGCAGGAACAAATGGTGTCCAGTTATCAGCATTAATATAGGCAATTCCAAAACCGATAAACAACAGAATAACAGCAACCTTTATAATTACGATAATATTATTGAATTTAGCGCTTTCCTTGATTCCAATTACTAAAAGCGTAGTCATCATAGCAACAACAAATACGGCAGGAAAATTAATAATGGCTCCGGTATGAATCCATTGTCCGTGTTCAAATTTAAAAGGACTGTCGCACATATATGCGGGCAAATGAATTCCCAAATCCGCCAAAAAACTTGTTACATAACCCGACCATCCTACAGCAACAGTAGCAGAACCAAAAAGATATTCCAAAATCAAATCCCAACCGATAATCCATGCAATAAATTCGCCCATTGTTGCATATCCATACGTATATGCGCTGCCTGAAACAGGAATCATTGAAGCAAACTCCGCATAACAAAGCCCTGCCAGCAAACAACCCAATGCTGATACAATAAACGAAATGGAAATCGCAGGACCTGCATGATTGGCTGCGGCTGTTCCTGTTAACACAAAAATTCCGGCTCCAATAATACAACCTATTCCCAATAAAGTAATATTGAGCGCATTCAAATGTCGTCTTAATTGATTTACTCCCTCTTCGGCTTGTCTGTTGATTTGTTCTAAACTTTTACGAATAAATAATTCTGCCATAGTTACTTTTGATTAAAGTTATAAGTAATTTTCAAAAATAAGTTATTAATTTTCATAAAATAAGCTACAAAAATAACATTTTTTGCTTAATTGACGTGTTTTTATAAAAAAAGAGTATCGATTTTTTTCGATACTCTTTCTTATTTTCTACAAATAATAACTTAACCCGCTATTTTTTGTTTCTTTTTTGATAATTCTTTCTTTTTAGGCAGTGTAACCGTGCTTTTTTCAATATAAGCCAACACATCGCCCTTACGTACTATATCTCCTTGTTTTTTCTCAATTCCCACCAAGCGTCCATTACAAAAGCTTACCACATCTTCCCATCCGTAGTTTGTTTGAATAACGCATACAGTGTCAAATTCACTCAAATATTTTCCGAAAGGAGGTGCTACCGATTTTTCATTAAAATCAAGTTCCCAAAGCACACGTCCTGAATAAGGAGCAATAATTGGTTCGGCGTTTGGATGTTTCAACGCACGAATATCAATTTTTTTGATGTCTGCCGTTTTTTCATATTTGGCTTTAATGGCAGTTTCCAATTCTTTTTCGAAACGTTGTTTTGCTTCGCCCGATTTGTAATCGCGATATTGTTTTTCGTGCATAGCAAATTCAAAAAGTTCTTCATCGTTTTCTCCTCTTTCCCAACCTTTTTCTTCCATTTCCTTAATGTATTTAGGAAGTTCATCGGGATAATTGTCTTGCGGATTGCCTGTAAAAAATTCAAAACCGTTCTTTTTAGCCAAATCAACAATTTCCTGATCTAATTTTCCCGGCAATTTTCCTGCTTTTCCAAGAATCATATCCCAAGAGTTTTTATCAATCATTGTCCAGCGTCCTTGTCCTTTTTCAATGGAAAACACATTCATCAATGCAATATTTTTCACATATTGACTGAAAGGTGTTACCAATGGCGGATTTCCAAGTTTAGGCCAAATATATTTTACTTCATCAAACAGTTTTACGAGTAATTCATCTTCATTCAGTTCGTTTTTGCCTTGATTTTTACGAGCCGAATTAATTGCTTGGTGTACTCCTTTTAAGTCCGCCATCAACGAGCCCATCATGCCTCCGGGAAGTCCGCAACCAACTAATAACGAGGTCATTGTTCTATTGCGTTCATCAATAAAATATCCCAAAAAGTCATCGACAAAACTTTGTGTCAAACTACGGGCTTCCATATATGCATTCATATTGATTTCAGGCACTTTGAAACCTGCATCTTTCAACATTTGCTGTATGGTAATAACATCGGGATGAACCATTCCCCAAGAAAGAGGTTCCATTGCCACGTCCAAATAATCTACTCCGGCTTTTGCAACCTCAAGCATAGATGCAACAGAAAAACCCGGTCCGGAATGTCCGTGATATTGAATAGGGATTTCAGGATGTTTGTCTTTAATTGCTTTCACAATTTTTCCCAACATTTCAGGTCGTCCTATTCCTGCCATATCTTTCAAACAAATTTCATCAGCGCCGGCAGCAATTAATTCTTCGGACATATTAATATAATAATCTACATTGTGTACTTCAGATACAGTTATACACATAGCAGCTTGCGCAATCATTCCGGCTTCCTTAGCATATTTTATCGAATCGGAAATATTTCTTACATCGTTCAGTCCGTCAAAAATGCGTGTAATGTCCACACCTTGCGCTTTTTTAACTTTATACATCAAGCGGCGGACATCAGCAGGAACAGGATTCATACGCAAACCGTTCAATCCGCGGTCAAGCATATGCGTTTGAATTCCAACTTCGTTAAACGGTTTTGTAAACGTACGTACAGATGGATTAGGATTTTCGCCGTACAACAAATTTACTTGTTCTGAAGCGCCTCCATTAGTTTCTACACGAGCAAAGCATCCCATATCAATAATGACGGGAGCAATTTTTTCAAGCTGATCAATACGCGGCACATATTTGCCCATAGACTGCCACATATCACGATAGACCAAGCTAAATTTAATTTCTTTCATAAAAAGAAAAATAATTACTTAATAAGGTATAAGTTATAAATTGATAGTTATCATTTTTTCAGCTGATAAATCCTTAAAAATCTTTATAAAAGGTATTCATCTGCTGATTTTCGGTGCAAAGTTCGGAAGTTTTTTTGAATCGACAAAAATTAATTAAAGAAATTTTTCTTTAATTAATTTTGACACAAAGGAAACCAAATAACAATCTGTAAGTAATAGAAATAACTATATAATCAAATGAAATATTTTTAATCAAAAACCGATATTTCCCAAATAAAATAAAACAAAAACCCCTAAATAATTTTTAATGGTTATAAATAACAAAGCTCCTACAATTAATAATAAATTGAATAAATTTGTCAAAAAAATTCATTTTTATCAATATAATGAATCCATGATATCTCTCACAATAATTTAACATATACCGAACAAAGAAACCCGGTAAACGTTCTAACTTTAAGATAAATACAAATACAAAAAATATGAAATCATTCTCAGAAAAATTCATAGTAAAGCCGGGAGATAAAGTCAATCTCAAAGAATTGGATACAGCTTATTCCGGAGGAATAAAAAAGAAAGAAGGCGTAAAAGATTTGTTGAAAAATGTAGAAGAACTGGCTTCATTTCAGGAATTATTTTGGGCTGACAATAGCTATTCTTTATTAATTGTACTGCAAGCTCCGGATGCTGCAGGAAAAGACGGAGCTATTCGCCACGTAATGTCAGGGTTAAATCCGCAAAGCTGTCGCGTGTATAGTTACAAAACTCCGTCACGCGAAGAATTAGACCACGATTATCTTTGGAGACACTACAAGGATTTACCTGAGCGGGGAATGATTGGCATTTTTAACCGTTCACATTATGAAAATGTATTGGCAACGAAAGTAAATCCACAATTTATTTTGAATGAAAATATACCCGGAATTAATGATATAAAAGATATTCACAAGAAATTTTGGAGTCAGCGTTACGAACAAATCAATAATTTTGAGAAATATTTGTATCAAAACGGCACACACGTGATAAAATTCTTCTTACACCTCTCAAAAGAAGAACAAAAAGCAAGACTTTTAGCTCGATTGGAGGAAAAAGATAAAAATTGGAAATTTAGTTCCGATGATTTGAAAGCGCGTGCTCAATGGGATGAATATCAAAAAGCGTATGAAGACATGCTGGAAGAAACTTCTACTGATTATGCTCCTTGGTTTGTTATTCCGGCTGATAAGAAATTTTTTGCGCGTGTAGCTATTGGAAAAATTATTGTAGAAAAAATGAAAAGTTTGGATTTGCATTATCCTTCAGGCGAAACCAAAGAGCAACTTGCACAAGCGCTGGAAACTTTAATGAGCGAAAAATAGATTTTCAGAGTCAAAGAGTCAAAGAATCAAGGGTCAAGACAAATATTAAATCCTGTCTATATCTAACAGTCTTGGCTCTTGATTCTAAATACCGTCTTACTCAAACATATTTCTGAAATGGGAGAAGAAATTCTTTGAAGCCGATTGATTTGGTTTCACATTATTGGAGTCTGCCAATTTCTCCATCAATTGTTTTTCTTCCTTATTTAAGTTTTCGGGAATATATACACCAACATTTACAAGCAGATCGCCTGTACCGTAACGGTTTACACTCGGAAGCCCTTTTCCTCTTAAGCGCAATACTTTCCCCGGTTGAGTTCCGGCAGCAATATTTACTTTTACTTTCCCATCCACTGTAGGAACTTCTACCGAACCGCCGAGCGTAGCTACAGGAACCGACACTAAAAGATTATAAATTAAATCATTCTCATCTCTAATAAGTTCCGGATGTTTTTCTTCTTCAATAACTATCAATAAATCTCCGTTGATTCCTCCTCTGGGAACCGCGTTTCCTTTTCCGCTCATAGAAAGTTGCATTCCTTCCATTACTCCCGCAGGAATATTGATTGAAATTACTTCTTCCTCACGTACAACGCCTTCACCGTTACAATGCGTACATTTATTTTTAATAATTTTTCCTTCTCCGTGGCATGTAGGACATTCCGTAGTAGTTTGCATTTGCCCTAGAATAGTTTGCTGAACACGCGTTACACGTCCGCTTCCGTGACACGTACTGCAAGTTTCAGAGCCGGAATTTCCTTCCGCTCCGGTTCCGTGACAATGAGAACAAGCAACAGCTTTTCTTACTTTGATTTTTTTCTCTACTCCTGTGGCAATTTCAGCTAAATTCAATTTTACCTTTACACGTAAATCAGATCCGCGACGTATGCGCTGACCTCCACGAGATTGACTTCCGCCAAAACCTCCAAATCCTCCGAAACCGCCAAAATGTCCGCCAAAAATATCGCCAAAAGCGGAGAAAATATCTTCCATCGTCATTCCGGCGCCACCAAAACCACCTCCGGCAGCTCCACCTACACCGGCGTGTCCAAATTGGTCGTAACGCTGACGTTTCTGCGGATCGCTTAATATCTCATACGCTTCGGCTGCTTCTTTGAATTTTTCTTCAGCTTGTTTATCGCCGGGATTTTTATCCGGATGGAATTGAATAGCTTTTTTACGGTACGCTTTTTTTATTTCATCCGCACTTGCCGTTTTCGATACCTCTAATATCTCGTAATAATCTCTCTTTGTCATACTTTTTGAGTTTGAAGTTTGAAGTCTGAAGTTTGAAGTTTTCTCGACTACAAACTATAAACTATTAACTAAGGTTATTCTCCTACTACTACTTTTGGGAAGCGGATAACTTTATCGTTTAATGTGTAACCTTTTGAAACCGTATCGATGATTTTTCCTCTTTTTTCTTCATCATCCACAGGAAAAGTGGTTACCGCCTCGTGAATATCTACATTGAAAGGTTCATTTTCGGTGGGAATTTCTTTTACGCCATTTGCCTGCAAAAAAGCAATAAATTTGTTGTAAATTAATTTTTCGCCTTCCTTTATAGCGTCTATGTCTTCCGTATTCTCCATTGCTTTCATTGCACGCTCAAAATCATCCACCAACGGAAGGAGATTCACCAGAACTCTTTCACTTGCCGAACTTATCAAATCTGCCTTTTCTTTCAGGGTACGTTTGCGGTAATTATCAAATTCTGCCATCAGACGAAGGTTTTTATCTGCCAAATCGGCGCATTTTTCCTTTAAATTTTCGAGATTTTCCACTTCGTTTTCAGCTTTTTGTTCCGTTGTTTCCTGTGGTGTTTCTTCAACAGAAGCTTCATTTGTTAATTCTACTTCCTCGTTATGATGTTTTTCTTTTTTCATATTCTGATTTTTTATTATTCATAAATTTCAACTGCAAATTTACAACAATAAATCTGCCAAAACGTTCTAATCTCTCTTTTTTAAAAGATTTAGGACATTTTGGCAGGGAAATTATTTATATTATTAAAGACGCAATAAATTGCTATTGTATAATCAACTTTCTAGTTTGTTTTTAACCATTTAATAAATTCTTTCGGATCTTCTGTAAATGGAAAGTAATAATTGTTTAGAGGTTGTCCGTCAGCTTTCAGCATCACGTAAAAAGGTTGCGCGTTTGCGCCAAATTTATGTCGCTGAAAATAGCTCCATTTGTCTCCTACCGTATTGATTTTGGTTGTACGTCCGTTTTCTTGTACTTCATAAGGTTCTAAAAGAGACTTTTTTTCATCTACAAATAATGAAATCAACACAAAATCATTGTTGAGCAAATTTCTCACATTATCATCCGTCCAAACCGATGCTTCCATTTTTCGGCAATTAACACATCCGTGACCGGTAAAATCTATAACAACAGGTTTATTCACTGAAGCGGCATAAGCCATTCCCAAATCGTAATCGGTAAATTTAGGATGAACATCATTTTGATATAAATTAAAATCTTGCGTACGCGTAGGAGGAGCAAATGCGCTTACCGATTTAAGAGGCGCTCCCCAAAGTCCTGGAACCATATACACCGCAAACGAAAGTGAAATAATCGCCAAAATCACACCTGAAACAGATGTATGTTTGATTTCATCATCATGAGGAAAACGGATTTTTCCCAGCAAATAAACTCCAAGCAATGCAAAAATTACAATCCACAAAGCAAGGAATACTTCACGGTCCAATATTCTCCATCCGTAAGCTAAATCTGCCACAGAAAGGAATTTGAGGGCAAAAGCAAGTTCTAAAAACGCCAATACTACTTTTACTTTATTCAACCATCCTCCTGATTTGGGTAATGATTTTAAAAGCGAAGGGAAAAACGCAAAAAAGGCAAACGGAATTGCCAATGCAAGCGAAAATCCTAACATTGCTAAAACAGGTCCGGCGGTTAATCCTTTCGTGGTTACATCTACCAAAACCAAACCAATGATAGGACCTGTGCAAGAAAATGAAACAATTACAAGCGTAAATGCCATAAATAAAATACTTAAAATTCCACTGGTGGATTCCGCTTTTGCGTCCATTTTTGTTGACCACGAAGCTGGTAAAGTAATTTCAAACGCTCCGAAAAACGAAATGGCAAATACTACCAGCAAGAGAAAAATAAATATATTAAATACGGCATTGGTCGAGAGACTATTTAATGCGCTTGCTCCAAATATTAAGGTGATTAACGTTCCCAATACTACAAAAATAAAAACAATGGAAAGTCCGTATAAAACAGCGTCGCGACGTCCGCGTTTTTTGTCTTGTGAGCGTTTCAAGAAAAAACTAATCGTCATAGGAATAATGGGCCAAATGCAAGGCATTACCAAAGCCAGCAAACCTCCTAAAAATCCGGTCAAAAAAATCCACCAGAGCGAATTATGTTCTTCGCCTCCGCCAAAAGGTTTTAATTTTTCAGTGAGCGGAGCCCATAAATCCTTATTTGAAACAACCAGCGCAGGTTGAACTGTTTTTGTATCTGTCGAATCTAAATTTTCAGTTGCAAGGGTTTGAACCGGAATCGTTTCGGTTGTCTTTTGGAGAGTTTCTTTTTCTGTGGACTTTGCTATAGATGATTTTACTCCTTGTGTCCCAAAGTTAAACTCACGCGTTGTTGGAGCCAAACAAGTTTCATCGTTACAAAGCATATAACGCACATTTCCTTTCACGTAAACTGCATTAGCATCGGTAAATGAAATTTTCTGTACAAAAACAGCTTCGTTCACATACCAATTTAAATCCATATCAAAATTGGGGTCGTGTGACTGAATTAGGTTGGATTTGGCTTGAATTTCACCTACTTTTTTGGCATTTTCTATGTTTTCAAACGTGATAGTTGTAGGAACAGGACCATCTTTAGGAAGATTTAATCCGTATAAATGCCAACCATTATCGATTTTTGCTTTGATAATAACATCTGCCGTAGTTGCACTTGTATTTTTTTTCTCAAATGTCCATTTTACAGGATCTATGATTTGAGCAAAACTGTTCAAAAAAATAAAAAAAGTAAATAAAAACAATAATCTCAGCTTCATAACAAGTTTTGTTGGTTTTTTCGTTTTATTTTCTGTGAATTAGAATAATAATTTTACAAAAATAGTGATACTATTCTAATACAACAAACTCATAGAAATATTATCGGTTTGTTTATATTTTTTTCACAATTAGCGTGTCAGCATAAATTTGAAACTGATTCCAAAATTAGTGGACGAAACAGGGAATGTGCTTGAAATGAGCGGAACAGTACTTTGACGATCGAAGTATAATTGCAAATTCACTTTTGAGCTAAACACATAATCCGCCATACATTTTATCGAAATCAATTTATTTCCGCTGGACGCTTGAGTAATATTTTCGCTTACTTTCCTGAGCAGCGTTTTCACATCTTTGTAAGATACATCGGCATTCAATTTCAAATCGTTTTTAACCGAAGATTTTCTACTTCCGGAACGCAAGAAAAGTTTAAAATCATTTACGATATATCCAACTCCCACCACAAATTCATCGGCGTCTGCTTCTATTAACTGTGTACTTGTCAGATTTAATGATAAATTACGCTGTTTTCGATATTCGACTTTGGTAGTAATATTATTTTTCATAGCTATATTTACTCCCAAGAGCGGCGAGAAACTTTCCGACATTGAAACGGAAGAAATATCATAAGCCATAGCAGGAATAGGCATATCGCTTTGCACATCGCGAATAAAACCAAATTGACTGTTGCTGTCGTCATTCAGCGGAACCCACGTTGAAAACGAAGTGTAATTTCCTATTGTATAACGGTTTGTGTACGCGTGCGTTAAACTCACCGAACGGAATTTATCTCTGAAAAACTCAAGATTGGATAACCCGTTATAATTAATATTCCAATTAGGCAGCATTTGTAACAACGACAAAAATGGATTGGTTGTTACTGTCAACGGATCTCTTCCTGTATATGCCGATAAAAATGCAGGGATTAATACTTCCGGAGAATTTTCATTGAAAGCTCCATTTGTTTCATCATAAGTAGTTCCTGCATAACTATGTCCGCTTTCTCCCTGGGCAAAAAATCCGGTGGTAGGATAATGCCTATCCTTCATTTGATTTTGCAGACGTGATAAAATTATTTTTCTGTTTTCCAGAAACTTATTAAATGTACGGGAATAATAATTTTCGTCTGCCGTACCGATTTTATCAAATGCCGTCGCAATAGCTATTTGCGTAATATTAAAGTTTCCGTTAAATGTAGTTGGCATACCTTCATACATATATTGAATCACTTTATTATCAGCCGTTTGACGTTGAGCTGTTAAATCTATTTTTAGTCCCGGAACAGGTTCTATTGAAACACGAATATTTAAATCGGATGTTTTTGCTTCGTTGGCGGGATTTACTACATCGGTTCCCATATAAACCCAATCCTTGTCAATGAATTGTTGTAAAGTATTGTCATCGTGCCAGCCAAATGCAAATAATAATCCCGGTGAGAACAATCCGTTCACTTTTTGTTGTCCTAACAACCCCGGTTGATTCAAAAATCCCGGAACGACTAAACTACTTGTACCTCGATAAGTAACTGATACGCGACGTAAGCCCATTAAAAAACGAGTGGTAAAATCCGTAATTGATTGTCCTGCGTTTCTCTCGTTTGGATCTCTACTTGTCATATTGATAGAAACGCCTTCAATATTTGCTGTCGGAGTAATTTCAATACTTCTGTCGTCTTTCACCTTATAAGGTACCGCCACAGTATTTCCGTTTTTATCTTTTGCCGTTATACTGAATTTTCTACTTCCCAACTGATGATTAATGGTGATTGTTTTATTTTGCTCAAAATTAACCGTTTGAGAATATTTTTTAGGAGTGAAATTTCTTTTAGGTTGTGATGCCGATTGAGCTCTGCTATTTACATCCTTCAAGTATTTCACTTTATTATAAAAAGTTTCAAAATTAAGGTTTCCGTCAAACGACCAATTTCCCATAGATGAAGCAATATTGCCTACATCAGGCATATTATCCAATACAGCGCTTCTGTTCCAACTGTATGTGGAATTGTAAGTGGCGTTCGCCGTAATCCAATCCAAAAGCGGCAATTTATTTATGGGAACTTCGTAGGAGGCATTAAACACTTGTTGATAAGTGTAAGGCGTTCCCATTTTTTTAATACTTTCCCAAACCTTGTTTTTCCAAGTAGTATAATATTCTTCTCCTATTTCGGGTGTATAATAAGATTCTTCAATATTGGCATTCATCACTGTTGTTAAGCCAAACCGTAATCCGCGTGTAAGATTCCACTGAATATCAAATTGACGATTCCACGTAAAATCTTTACTAAATGAAAGCCCGATGGTGTCTAAACCTTCTGATGGAGAAGAAGCAACGCCATCCAAAGTAAAATTACGCAGTTTTGTTTTTGTAAACGCCCTGTTTAAATTAGTGCTGTAACTCAACGATGTAGGAAGGAAATAAACATTAAAATCCTTTATTATTTTGAGCGATTTCCCTATTGCCTTTACGTTCTTAAACGGTTCCCAAGGTTGAGAATTAAAAGAATAAGCATAATTTAATCCCAACCGTTGTACTTTGGTAAGATTTTGTTCTATTTCAGGAGTGTGTTCTTTAGTTACGTTGGAAGAATAACTCAATGTAATATTTGCAGGGTCGTAAAATTGCGGTTTTTTACTTTTAATATTTATTTTTGCATTTGCCACATTGAAACTTTCTACGGTACGCACAATTTGAGTCAAATTCCGTAAAGAATCTTTTTCTGATTCCGTATCTAAATTATCCAATGCGTCTTTCAAAATAATATCTTCGTCAAGCGGATTATATTTTGGCGAATTTGTTTCGGTTGTATAAGCGTAGTAAGCAGGTATTTGTAATTTTGCTTTTTCAGGTAAAAATCTTCCCAAATCCAGCGCGGCAGCAAGGTTGGCTTGATAAAAATCATCTAAACGACGGTCCATAATATTGCTTTCGATGTTTCCGAATCCGGAAGTTTCCATTCTTCCCGAAACATTTACCGAACCTAAATCCGATAATCCCACATTTAGATTTGCCAGTGCAGCCCAGCCTCCATCTTCGTCAAATTCCGACATACGCAGTTCGTTTACCCAAATTTCGCCTGATTTTGTATTTGAACTGACATTACGCACACCAATCATAACATTTTCCACTTCCGAGATAGAAGGATTTCCAACCACCGTAACTTTATTGGTCGGTTTATCATTATCATACACTTCAAACGGAATGGCATAACCTACGCCGGTAGTGCCTCCCTTGCGTTCTTTATTACGTTTTAATTTCGCATCGGTAAGTACGGTAAATGGAAAATCGAACATATTTTCCGGAATCCAAACTTTTTCTCTATCGGCTAAATTACTTCCGGAGTATTGACCTTCAGGAGTTAATTTCAACGGAATTTCGTATTCGTAATAATTGTTCTTCATATCGGAACCCAGACGAATGAAGCAAGTAAGTTCACCGTCTTTCAAATTTTGCGCTTGCGCCGCAGCATCCAACATAGCTTCAGCGTGAACAAACATTTGTAAACGTTTGTATTTGCGCATATCAAACATCGTATTTTTATATACGGCACGCGCATCTTTTGGAGCTAAATCCGTCACTTTCAACACCATAGATTGTTCGTTTTGCTGTAACAACTGCGGTTGGCTTGGATCTGTCTCACGAGTTATACCCGGAGGAAGCACATAATTTACAGGAGTTTTACGTCCGTTTTCTTCAATATTTACTGCCAATACATCCAATTTACCATTTGTAGAAGGATTATTTCCAACAGTATATAATTCTTTTGTATATGTTTTCCATTCGCCCCGAACTAAATCGAGCGTACCTAAACGCAAATGTGTTTCTTTTTGAAATCCGGTTAAAAACATACGGATAAAACGAATGGATTTAAAATTGCGAATACCGCCAACAGGATCATCGTATTCACGCACCGGAATTTTAAATTGATACCAAGCAATATCTACTTTTTGACCGTTCTTCAGCGTTACTGTAGATACTAATTTATCCGTAATATGATTTTTCCCCACCACCATATCATTAGGGTGAATTGAAACTTTGTACTGATAATATTTTTCATATTCATTCAACGTGTTGTCTCCGTTAATATCTTCCACATCGGGTGTAAGCGTAGCTGTAGTTGAATAACTTTCCTTTGTGTCTTCTGTTGCAGGAGAATTTCC
The genomic region above belongs to uncultured Paludibacter sp. and contains:
- a CDS encoding conserved membrane hypothetical protein (Evidence 4 : Unknown function but conserved in other organisms), with translation MKLRLLFLFTFFIFLNSFAQIIDPVKWTFEKKNTSATTADVIIKAKIDNGWHLYGLNLPKDGPVPTTITFENIENAKKVGEIQAKSNLIQSHDPNFDMDLNWYVNEAVFVQKISFTDANAVYVKGNVRYMLCNDETCLAPTTREFNFGTQGVKSSIAKSTEKETLQKTTETIPVQTLATENLDSTDTKTVQPALVVSNKDLWAPLTEKLKPFGGGEEHNSLWWIFLTGFLGGLLALVMPCIWPIIPMTISFFLKRSQDKKRGRRDAVLYGLSIVFIFVVLGTLITLIFGASALNSLSTNAVFNIFIFLLLVVFAISFFGAFEITLPASWSTKMDAKAESTSGILSILFMAFTLVIVSFSCTGPIIGLVLVDVTTKGLTAGPVLAMLGFSLALAIPFAFFAFFPSLLKSLPKSGGWLNKVKVVLAFLELAFALKFLSVADLAYGWRILDREVFLALWIVIFALLGVYLLGKIRFPHDDEIKHTSVSGVILAIISLSFAVYMVPGLWGAPLKSVSAFAPPTRTQDFNLYQNDVHPKFTDYDLGMAYAASVNKPVVIDFTGHGCVNCRKMEASVWTDDNVRNLLNNDFVLISLFVDEKKSLLEPYEVQENGRTTKINTVGDKWSYFQRHKFGANAQPFYVMLKADGQPLNNYYFPFTEDPKEFIKWLKTN